The following are encoded together in the Erwinia sp. E602 genome:
- a CDS encoding metal-dependent hydrolase, with the protein MFLVDSHCHLDGLNYETLHKDVADVAAKAAARDVKFMLAVATTLPGYKAMTALIGDRPDVAYSCGVHPLNQEEEYDFAELRALAAEPRVVAMGETGLDYFYQQETKARQQASFREHIRVGCDLNKPVIVHTRDAREDTLAILKEEQADRCGGVLHCFTEDRETAEKLLDMGFYISFSGIATFRNAEQIRIAARYVPLDRMLVETDSPYLAPVPHRGKENQPAWTRDVAEYMAVVKGVSIEEMARATTENFSRLFHVPMSRLGG; encoded by the coding sequence AGTTGATTCTCACTGCCATCTGGATGGCCTGAACTACGAAACCCTGCACAAGGATGTGGCCGACGTGGCCGCCAAGGCGGCGGCGCGCGACGTAAAATTTATGCTGGCGGTAGCCACCACGCTGCCGGGCTATAAAGCGATGACCGCACTGATTGGCGATCGTCCCGACGTGGCTTACTCCTGCGGCGTGCACCCGTTGAATCAGGAAGAGGAGTACGACTTCGCCGAACTGCGCGCGCTGGCCGCCGAACCACGGGTGGTGGCGATGGGCGAGACCGGGCTGGACTACTTCTATCAGCAAGAGACCAAAGCACGTCAGCAGGCTTCCTTCCGGGAGCATATTCGCGTGGGGTGCGATCTGAACAAACCGGTGATTGTCCACACGCGTGACGCGCGCGAAGACACGCTGGCTATTCTAAAGGAAGAGCAGGCCGATCGCTGCGGGGGCGTACTCCACTGCTTTACTGAAGATCGGGAAACGGCGGAAAAACTGTTGGATATGGGTTTCTACATCTCTTTCTCCGGCATTGCCACCTTCCGCAATGCTGAGCAGATCCGCATCGCGGCGCGCTATGTGCCGCTGGACCGCATGCTGGTGGAGACGGATTCGCCGTATCTGGCCCCGGTGCCGCACCGTGGCAAAGAGAATCAGCCGGCCTGGACCCGTGATGTGGCGGAGTATATGGCGGTGGTGAAGGGCGTCAGCATTGAAGAGATGGCTCGCGCCACCACGGAAAACTTCTCGCGCCTGTTCCACGTGCCGATGTCGCGCCTGGGCGGTTGA